A window of Acropora muricata isolate sample 2 chromosome 6, ASM3666990v1, whole genome shotgun sequence genomic DNA:
TGCCAGAAATCATCCAATGGGCTTGGGTCACTGATGTGAATTACTGGCGTCCGGAGAATCTACTCCACTCTCTTCCCATCTTTGCTTTGGCTTTTGCCTGTCAGACGTAAGCGATGATAATAATACTATAAATTAGTTCTGTTTGCTGACAATGCCCTGATGTCTAAATCTGGAAAagtctccatttttttttcactgattcAAGTGGCATTTTATGACATTAAatgtttttaatgcattttgaaGTAACAACTGAATTGTAAAAGAGAGTTTGGGTGCCTCAAGTATCCAAGAACCTGCATGATTGGCATCCTGGTTGGCCAGCAGATCCTCCGAACCTGGCCATGCCATGAGAACCAATGGGGAAGGGGAGGGAATAAGCAACTGTTGCTACACCAATAAAATCAGTGCAATGGGGGAATGAGGCATACAGCTGACAAAAATGCCAATGATCCAATCACAAAATCAATGTCTATGCTACATaccaaaattattaattaacaCTCTTCCAACACATGAGCGATGCTAATGTGCCTCCATCACTGATGAACAGCACAGATGGATAACTGCCACTTGTTTGTACTTATTCAGTTAAAGTGCATATTGTCACCAAAGCCTTAGCGAGGAGACATTATCATAAGAAATAAATGCATGACTGTTTTGGTTCAAACTGCAGGCAGCTTTTTGCACTGTATGAGACTTTACCTGAACCTTCAGTTAAGAAAATGGAAGGAGTTGTTAATACAGGCCTCAACGTAGTTGCTGCAGTTTACTTTCTGGTGAGTTactgaagtaaaaaataataataattacataaaTGCAGTAAATACTTATTACAGTAGACTTGAAATGAGGCCCAATTATCAAATTGTTGGAGTAGAACAGTGGGTATTTCTAAGCTTGCAACTTTCTTTTTGTCCCATAGGTGTACAGTAACACATTCTGATTCAGcaatataataattatgttttatCTCAGATACTTTTTCTTTCCCTTGTAGGTTGGACTTTTTGgttatatttgtttttacaGTGTTGGAGTGTCTGGTGACATGTTGAACAATTACAGCAATTCATTTGGATCACTCTGTGTTAAAATGGGTAAAATATATTaagattatttttaaataaagatATGCTCTTTTCTTTCTGCACTATATCAAGCCTTCTACTTCAAGAATTGAGCTGCTAGCCTCATTATTCGTGGTTGATTCAGTGGGGAAAAAATTATCATGATTGTAAAATATTACCGTAGGCGATTCcttttaataatttctttttgtcATTAGCCTTAGTAAATTAACATTAGCTGCTATGCAACTAAATTACGTTACTCATCAAATTTGCCATTGAAAAATTGACTtgataaaatggcaatgatattgaaaaatatcaatttatgctgattattttttaaataaagatATGCTCTTTTCTTTCTGCACTATATCAAGCCTTCTACTTCAAGAATTGAGCTGCTAGCCTCATTATTCGTGGTTGATTCAGTGGGGAAAAAATTATCATGATTGTAAAATATTACCGTAGGCGATTCcttttaataatttctttttgtcATTAGCCTTAGTAAATTAACATTAGCTGCTATGCAACTAAATTACGTTACTCATCAAATTTGCCATTGAAAAATTGACTtgataaaatggcaatgatatTGAAAAATATCAATTTATGCTGATCAGGATTGTCACAAATTAGATTtactgatattattattattattctaatgaTTACTTATGATCCATGAATTTGATCAGCAACTTTGCTATTGCAGGGTTTGTTATGTCAGTTATTGTGAGTTTTCCATTGATGGTTTATCCTCTGCGAACAAGTTTGCACTCTCTCATATTCCAACAGGTAGGTGATTGTGGATTTGTTTGTTAAGTATCTGACTGCAGACCTCACTTTTAAACAATAATTCTTGCATcagcaaaattaattattaaactagaaatagtgttcactagagctgcccccgcttttgataacctgtttatgggatgtgtatttaatataaatactgtgcataagaccgttgaaaaattaacgtttcaagcattttattgaagttcacaattatctctaaatttgttaaagaaggagtaataacgtccactgaatctttcaagagacgcgcaccaattttatcaaggccaaccgccctattagttttcaaaactaatggatcttgaaacaaaatctccactaatgggttgaagaaacctgatgaatatcagcggttaatctagaaatagaccaggcctggaaatataggcattaacagggatccgatatctatcatctggaccatcaaacaaatactaccacaaatgtaacggttcctcttcgtgtcgagttcaatcgaaatagggaaactgaaacaaataaaaacgagcgaataacgaagaccaacggacgaagcatgaaacatcgtaatgctgataatggaattatttcgacgctcgtaaagctttctttcttgtcgttgtctgttatgcgtcaaatttgaaaggcgtggcggcaattcaaagttgtgtacgactttgattagcgtagcgtgactgagtgtcggttatgtcacgttcgctgttgggtggacgtgagcatcaaataacgcatgcgaatgttgacattgaactaaatagttttaatacacgggaaagtaaagcttagattgcttagattgacttaacaggattgatacggaaaaaaataaattgtgatataagtaacacattaaacgggcttcatagtttcaggatccgtgtttttttcgttgaatttgacacgcttcaccttgagatatttgtgatctgttggatcgagtctgtctaccccgttgatgatttgggtatgaaaaaccaaatttatctgtttattgtgatgtcacaatacacaaactctcatgcagaaactccctttgggatttcctcgatttacgtcatcctaaccatttcgtacttgcgggcgcaaacaatagaaacgtcatcattacctaccgattcctcgcggcccctgttcgagcaaatcgagattttttctatatactgactgcatatttgtactgtaagtactgtccttaatatatgcgcgagctactagggtgcctcctcgggatttcgcctctgggcgaaatccctgcgggggcaattattaattattaaaaatgtCAGCATTCCCTGTGGCATCCTTTCTTAGGTAATGGTACTGAGCATGAGCCTATCTAATTTCAAGCGGCACATCAGCAAAGCTTTGGGCAGCTGTCAGTAATTGCTGTTGTTAATGTTGGTTACGTCACTTTCATTGTCTAACCTTTCCTTATTGTACCACCAGTCAAACAACTCTGAAAATCTACCAGGGGGCTCAGGCTTCATTCCTCAGGATAGATTTACATACCTAACTGTTGGCATAATCTCTGTTACTTTGTTGCTTGGGATTTTATTTCCTCAAAGTAAGTATCATGTGAATAAACAAAATACCAGATCATCATTTTGCTCTTCAGTGACAGCTTTCAGCTGTTATTGTCTCGTAGCATTCCCTTGtattaaaactaaaagaaaacataaactgctaaaaaaaaaaaccaaaggagAGCAGggttggtgcagtggtgagatcAACTACTTTCCACTAATGTGGCCCAGGTTTGATATCTTGACCCACCATCATAATAATGTGGAtggagtttgttggttctcgtCTCTGTTCTGAGAGTTTTTTTCTGGAAACTCTGGTTTTTGACCCTAGCTCTCATcaaaaaaaccaacatttgatttgatttgttgtgattcagtttgatttgtagtctcttcaAATAGTAAAGTcattgtgctcggctaaatccattgagacttaaataaagtgattattgtCATTATGAGTAAGTCTGTTGTAATAATACCATGTATATTTTAAGGAGATGTTATCCTTTCGCCAACAGAATGCAGACTCACTTGAGACACAACAAACAATAATAAGCAATGTTATTCTTGCTTCTACCACAATGATAATGAGAATCTTTTTGtgtatattttgttttgtagTTGAATTTGTGTTGGCATTAACAGGGGCTACTATGGGAACCATGATagcttttatttttccttcaaaCATCTACCTTCATGTTGTATCAGAGCAAACACACCATTCAAGACTTACAGCTAAGgtaaaattattgatattgaattttgattttctgtGTTATTGTATTACACAAAGGAACGTTGTTcaagaaaaattaattcatcCCGGGATGAATTCAATCCAATCATCCACAtgaattcaagacttttttcatattcattaaaaaaaataagagccATGATAAATTCTCAGggtatattttatatatatattataaaactatcccccgaaggggaggtgaatagtggtggatatataccgagacgcgaagcgtcgaggtatatatccaccgctcttcaccgaccctgagggggatagttgttttagtatttaccaaatcagatggttAAAAGactgctgttttaatttcttcttctgaaactttcgcgaaacgacgcgccatttttctttccgttcacaaaacagtgaatagccaaggaaattccgagttacgggagccaatcaaaacgtgccaaagttgctatccactgatttggtaaatactaaatatatatatactgtatatatatatatatatatatttgtatatataAATTACTGTTATATGTTCACCTGTGATGCCAAGATAATGCTCTACTtgcagtgaaggagcaggttaaacaagtaggtgaactactcaaatcttgggtgaatggatgtttaatacagaactgttttgTAGGCCACCAAAAAGGtgacccactcctcagttaaacatcattttacactgaagcggttcagtgtaaaatgatgtttaactgaggagtgggtcaCCTTTTTGGTGGCCTAcaaaacagttctgtattaaacatccattcacccaagatttgagtagttcacctacttgtttatatgtatatatatacagagATGTGTCCAGGTTTGCAAACTATGGGGTCCtctggaccccttcttgaaaaatttgggggtccattCCAAAGTTTTAAgggtccagctaatttatagtcaacaagactaaTTAATATTTGATAAGGCCCTGACCCTGACCCCTtttgtttgcagatcggcagtgttGCCGATTGTTTCACCAAAAAACTCAGATAACATCACACAGcacgtgggaattcaaacataacaaactaagcactagcgacGGAGGAAAAAagatgagaaaacacaatggcttttcggctgtAGTCTGAAAATTTGCAGCGAAATAGACCGTAAAGTGTcaatcagttgataaaaattgttttcatgaaacacaaatttgcatatcgtgtgACGCTGCTTTTTCCgggagtttgtaatttgcataaacattcaaTTTTTTGCCGCGTCCAATTAGACCCTttgttcaatattctctgcgtccaaaagaagaatgagtgcgtcccaggacgcaatgacgcactcaGGATACATCtctgtatatatataaataaataaataaataaattctggttgaaaaagaaatatcCCAAAACAAAGTTCACTTAATCATTTGAGCACTAATTTAaggaatttctcttttttctggtGATTTTTGATACCGGACTTTTGGTTGTCCCTAAACCCATGACTTGGCAGCCATGCTCTTTTTTTAGAGGACAAGAAAGTTTTGGGGTTTAAGAGTAAAATTCAGTTCTTGAAAGATTAGGTACTTTGGGACATCAAACTGActactgtttctttgtttgggGTCAGGGACATAGACTACTTTTATAAATAGTGGCATATTTTGTTATTCcattgtatttatgttaattagacctactggcctcactttggtttaaatattttattgaattttgccTGTGCATGTGGCAGCAAGGGTAGAAAgacttattagcattaaaacaaaagaatattaactTGGTTCGCCATattgaaagaggtctattggcAACTGTGAAGTCATGTGAAAGAAGATATTGTATATTTGTTGATACTCACAGAGCTTGAAATTGAGTGTGCTGAAGAGAACGGGCATGCCATAGAATATTGAATGTTGAGTTTGTGTTAACTTACTGTATAAGACAAAATAACTATTGCAATAAACATTATGAACTGTTGTTTGTGGCTGGTTAATCAAGAGAGAAAGGAATGTCAAAATTGTTCACATTAATGGTTTTATTTCAGCTTGTTCTGGTACTTGGCTTAGTTTGTTTTGTGACTGGTACCTACACGGTCCTAATGGCTGAAAATCGTGCTGAAAATGGCAGTAGTCAAGTCAATATCCATCCACCTGGGATAGATCCTATTCAACCAGTGGCTGGACAAGGTGCAATAATTCAGAAACCACTGTTTATTCCAGATGCTGCTCGTCAAGATAACCAAACAAACCTTTTTGCCAAGGATCCAAAGGCAGTGGATATAGATGTTGCTAAGGTAATTACATTCCACAACTTTAATGTTTACCAGTGCAATGACTGACCACTCCATAGGGCCAATGAAGTAAGTCACATCAACCAGATAATATCATGGCACTACCCTGAATCAATCTTCACGTGGTTGGAAATTTGAATGGGACTTGAAGCCTGGGGTAAAGGCATTTGATGTCCTGTGTGACTTGGCTCCATTTATGTTTCCTTTCATTTAGGAAAATTTTTTTAACACTAAAATTTAATATCATTGCTAATTACTTTAGATTGGTTTAGAGGGAGGCCATGCACTCAAAAGAGAGGATAAAGTTGGGAATGAAAATCTCAAAGCAGGTGAAGCAAAGCCCATGGATGTCAAAATCATCAATGACGCTGCAAATGAAGGGTTGAATCTCAAAGCGGACGATCCTGTCAAACCTGTTGAGGGAGAAGCAAAGAGACAAGAGCCTCCAGTGCCACATGCACCTGCTGACAAACATGAAGGAGATGCACCTGATGAACTTCAGCAAGACAAGGAGCATTCCAAAGACAAGCGTCAGTTGATGAGCAACAGAGAAGAGGACCAATCCCCTGATCATAAGGACATAACGTTGCTGAAAGATAGCAGAGGAGGGATTGCGGCAAGGAATGTTGTTGCTGATGAATTTAAAGTTTCAAACCAAGAAATTGATGAAGAAGTGAAGAAATTGGAGCAGCCAGATAAGGTTACTTAGTAAGCTTGCAAAATGCTAACAGAAACATG
This region includes:
- the LOC136918969 gene encoding solute carrier family 38 member 10-like, encoding MSTRPVVFNLINCIIGVSVLAMPFCFQECGIILCAMAIISSSWLTKKSCELLLKSGHVSRRRTYESLALATYGGAGKLVVETSIIGLLMGTLIAMNVIIGDILPSIFFNFSGVQVSWLVRAVLMTILAFGVGLPLSLMRNLHSLASFSLLSLIFYMTFVAQIFWSALPEIIQWAWVTDVNYWRPENLLHSLPIFALAFACQTQLFALYETLPEPSVKKMEGVVNTGLNVVAAVYFLVGLFGYICFYSVGVSGDMLNNYSNSFGSLCVKMGFVMSVIVSFPLMVYPLRTSLHSLIFQQSNNSENLPGGSGFIPQDRFTYLTVGIISVTLLLGILFPQIEFVLALTGATMGTMIAFIFPSNIYLHVVSEQTHHSRLTAKLVLVLGLVCFVTGTYTVLMAENRAENGSSQVNIHPPGIDPIQPVAGQGAIIQKPLFIPDAARQDNQTNLFAKDPKAVDIDVAKIGLEGGHALKREDKVGNENLKAGEAKPMDVKIINDAANEGLNLKADDPVKPVEGEAKRQEPPVPHAPADKHEGDAPDELQQDKEHSKDKRQLMSNREEDQSPDHKDITLLKDSRGGIAARNVVADEFKVSNQEIDEEVKKLEQPDKVHDEEDDSVKEGGQKEAVHMESYLQKEKDSRDKSVVKRDGEHSQPSTKKDSIKDSMDLSDDKEGISREEFSAPRTFDNKTSSQNKELNAAENKELADSLHHPEVQRSLHNSENTTSVRENHYNSEQGVKIRDLKSKGKPMNVKHFPVSSNSWRTFLSKKHSKKLTRSKVQAKAR